Within Fusarium keratoplasticum isolate Fu6.1 chromosome 8, whole genome shotgun sequence, the genomic segment TTCTGCTGATCGACCTGCCGCAGCGATGTCCTAAGCCAACCTTTGGTCACGGGCACAGGGTCTCCCGCGGTGCCCGTATAAAAGACCTCCTGTCCTGATGGGTCTATGTGGCGGATTGTGACGAATAGGTCAATGTCGCTCGGTGTTGGTCCCGTCGGATCTGGAGTAACCGAGACGTTGAGATGGGCAACAACGTGTCCTGTAATCTCCGTCTCTGACTCAAAAGGAGTCGTCGAGAATTGGAGAAGCTCCGGTTTCTCTAGCGTGCCAAGAGCTCTATAAGACAGCTTCTTTCGGTCGTTGTTTGGTCCGTTCCAGGAAAGGCCTAGGTCCGGCGTAAGGAAGAGCTTTGTGTACTGGGTCCGCGCGATTGGCCATTCATTCTCCTCACGACGAGGATAcaccttttctttctcgGCGTCGTTGAAGCCGACATTTCCCTTGCGCAGAACAAGACTTACAGGGGGAACCTTGCCCTCTTGGGACCAGCCGACCCTGTCATCGCCTTTGAGAAACGCATCCAAGAAGCTGAGCTGAACATTGACCTCTTCTTCGTAGTAGAAAGGAAGATCATGGCGGCCTGTAATCATCCGAAGGTACTTGAACTTTGATCCGGCATGAGTATAGCCTTCAATGTTGCCTCGTAGGTGAAGGAGAATACCTCCCCAGTTGCCAACAGACAGCAAGGGCACCTCGATGTCACCCATGTCATACTCCTTGGACGCGTAGTAAGGCTCGTCTCGGAAGCGATTCTCCAGGTTGTCCTTGGTCTGGTCTTGCCGGTTTGCCTCGAGTTCCTGTTCGGGTAGATCACCCTCAATCGTGTCAGGACCCCAGTTTCGCGAGCTTCGACCTGGACGTCCGTACTGATTCGTGATAACCTGTCGATTCCACCAAAACTTGATAAAGCCATTGGAAAGGATTCCTCCGTGACGGCATCTGTCCCGGTAGTAGTCTGACATTCCCTCCCACGGCACAATAGCGCTTAGACCTTTGGGCTTACGGGCAGCTACTCGCCATTGGCTTCCGGCGTAGTAGCTAATACCCAAGAGGCCAACCTTGCCTGAGGACCATGACTGCTCTGCGGCCCATTCGACCACGTCAAAAAACGCCTCGCTCGTGCCCCTAGACATGGTGTCAAGGAGACCAGGGGACTGCCCGAGACCCCTCTCATCAGCCCGAACAACGGCATACCCATGCGTCGTCCAGAAACCTGGATCTGGGGTTTCCCATGCTGAATGATCAGACTTGTGCTGAGGGTTGACCTCTGAAAAAGACTTGGGATGGAAACTTTGACGTGTTAGGAGTAAGTGGAACAGTTTGGAGGAGAGCTTACTCTTTGTAGTGAATGTCTTTTCCATATGGGCCGTAGGTGACCAGAACAGGCACCCGATCAGAGCCCTTAGGACGATAGACGTTGCATCGGACTAAACCAGACCCAGATTTGAGGGTAACTGTGGCGTTTTGCTCAAAGATGTAGGGAAAGGATGTATCATCCACGGTGTGGATGTCCTTGATCTGATTAGGCATTGTGGCGAATGAGCACAAGTGTGAGCAGGGGGTGATTGACAGCGGATAAAAGGCTCGGTGTTCAAGATAACTCTAGATCCGTCTACTCCCTGCTTCTTTTGAATACCCAAAACGTCATGATGCAAGACAAGCCGAGTATTGAGCCATGTGGGGGGTTCCGATCCGTGGTTACGTGGGGCCGACTCCCGatctccccctccccctcttccccgGATTTCATATCGGGAATCTACCGGGAATGCGCAAGTTATGTTGACCAGCCAGGTCATGGGGTATTCAGCCGACGGCTACTCAACTTCATGCCGAGTGATGAGTACTTGTGGGAGTGTTACCCAGTCATCTGTTGGCTGTAGCAACTGCGACCTCGAAGATCACGCAAGAAACTATGACCGGCACCTCAGAAGCAGCCCCCTTGAAGATTTTAGTGGTTGGAGCAGGTGAAAATCGCATCAATCATGTCCCACGTTGACATAGCTAACACTATCTAGGCATTGGAGGGTTGACTGCAGCTTTGGGCCTCCGTCAACAGGGCCATGAAGTGACGGTCAGTCCAACTTCTTGCTGATTGAAAGGTCGTTTGGAAAGCTGACATCTTGTAGTTGTTTGAACGTTCCCATTTAGCCAAGGAAACTGGAGCAGCTATTCATCTCGCCCCGAACTGTCATGGCATCCTCAGGAGGTTCGGAGTTTTCCCCGAAACCTTTGGAGCAAACCCAGTCAATGGAGTGAGTAATGTGACACCGTGAAGTCGAAGCATAGCCGCTAATGGCGTGTAGGTAACGGAATATGATGCTGCTGGAAAACTCAAATTTGACAATGACCTGTCAAAGGCCCTTCGCATTTGGCAGCATGTAAGGGCCCGGTCAAATATTTCGTCGTTGACGAGTTGGTACTAATGGATTATGCAGCCCTGGGTGCTGTCTCATCGTGTTCAGCTACATGAAGACCTAAAGAAGCTTGCTGTATCCTCTGAAGGCTTAGGCACACCGGCTGTCCTTCAAACATCAAGCCAGGTTGTGGATGTTGATCCATCGACTGCCACAGTCAAGCTTGCCGACGGAACATCAATCTCTGGGGACCTAGTCTTAGGTGCAGATGGCGTCAGCGTAAGATTATCTCACGTAAATCCCATCTGTTGACCTGTATTCTGACAACTTACAGTCAATCACACGACAAATTGTTGTTGGACCAGGTGTCAAGCCCTATGGGTCGGGAAAGAGTGCTTTCAGGTTCATGATTCCCTGCGAAAAGATTGGAAAGAACCCAATCACCAAGGAATTTCTAGATCGACAGGGCTATCTGACTATGTGGATGGGTGACGACAGGAGACTGATCATGTATCCTTGCTCCAACAACACCGTGATGAATTTTGTGGGCATCCACCCGAGCGAAatttctgctgctgcctccaAAGGAGATGGTAAGCCTTGCCAAATATTGTGTTGAGAACCAAGATGGCTGATTCAGGACACAGGTTGGGGCCAAGGGGGAAGCAAGGAACTACTCCTCGATGTGTACAAGGGCTTTGAACAAAGGGTTCGATCCCTTTTGGAGTTGGTTGATAGCAGCGAGCTCAAGGTCTGGACTCTTCTTGACATGGAGCGCATTCCGACTTGGCACAAGGAGCGACTAGTCCTGCTAGGAGATGCCGCACATCCGTTTTTACCTCGTGAGTCTCTAACGATGGCATGATAAGAAGAAGCCTTACTAACATGTGTCGCTTagatcaaggacaaggaggtATTATAAAGGCGCCAAATGTCTTGGAGCTATTGATTGCTGACAACAATAGGTGGCATTGCTATTGAAGACGCGGCGTCCTTGTGCGCACTGCTCCCACGGGGCACCCGTAGGGAAGATATTGCAGATCGAC encodes:
- a CDS encoding FAD-binding-3 domain-containing protein, which encodes MTGTSEAAPLKILVVGAGIGGLTAALGLRQQGHEVTLFERSHLAKETGAAIHLAPNCHGILRRFGVFPETFGANPVNGVTEYDAAGKLKFDNDLSKALRIWQHPWVLSHRVQLHEDLKKLAVSSEGLGTPAVLQTSSQVVDVDPSTATVKLADGTSISGDLVLGADGVSSITRQIVVGPGVKPYGSGKSAFRFMIPCEKIGKNPITKEFLDRQGYLTMWMGDDRRLIMYPCSNNTVMNFVGIHPSEISAAASKGDGWGQGGSKELLLDVYKGFEQRVRSLLELVDSSELKVWTLLDMERIPTWHKERLVLLGDAAHPFLPHQGQGGGIAIEDAASLCALLPRGTRREDIADRLALYEKLRDHRAHKVQEFTRQAGMDLNDENRGDFNIMEFMGYNFGHDEWHNSTRALKELLWSRNGGVYWRSPVSFGPMPSPRQDHYGRPIPTQDSRFTTYKLRFKTSATHLKTLLPTPAFSFYQPGTIAEASFQCTELKDLKWLGGGGYNFFGLWIHGVQYEKKDGSKLRGSFLAVLLESLTDPIVTGREELGMPKIYCDIDVEKQGSTASIRCSWRGATFVEMALDGLGKEANVLTNGAIGNPPPPDEGLLVYRYVPAVGNPGVADAAYPVFLQNGLANNPPEVDKVTVGSGGRLAFTEGNWENLPTLHHIAAGFSEIPVYDIVESKVEEGHGVDDLAHARRVE